The following proteins are encoded in a genomic region of Desulfurococcaceae archaeon:
- a CDS encoding TMEM165/GDT1 family protein, translating to MRGVDPMQAITVISSTTGAVFLAELGDKTMISTAALAMRTRRFAVILILSTLAFTVANTVAVMVAWTLRYVISRFLVNVIAAALFIGVGAWMLVGDGEEPGELRKGLAPYFLAVVLAEMGDKTQLTVFTVTLATGYPHYVLIGGIVGYAMANALGIIIAKIIGKGVPWCKMKVLASTILVCIGLWLLIETLLSA from the coding sequence GTGCGTGGTGTGGACCCTATGCAGGCAATTACCGTGATCAGCAGTACGACGGGGGCAGTGTTCCTAGCCGAACTCGGCGACAAGACCATGATCTCCACTGCAGCTCTAGCCATGCGAACTAGGCGCTTCGCGGTCATTTTAATACTCTCTACGTTAGCCTTTACGGTAGCCAATACCGTAGCGGTCATGGTTGCGTGGACCCTGAGATACGTGATCAGCAGGTTCCTGGTCAACGTGATTGCAGCTGCCCTGTTCATCGGCGTAGGGGCTTGGATGCTCGTCGGAGACGGCGAGGAGCCCGGAGAGCTCCGTAAAGGGCTGGCACCATACTTCCTCGCCGTCGTGCTCGCTGAAATGGGTGACAAAACCCAGCTCACGGTATTTACGGTCACACTGGCTACGGGGTACCCGCATTACGTGTTGATAGGCGGCATCGTAGGCTACGCGATGGCTAACGCCCTCGGAATAATCATCGCCAAGATCATTGGTAAAGGGGTGCCGTGGTGCAAGATGAAAGTGCTCGCGTCAACGATACTGGTTTGCATAGGGCTATGGTTACTCATAGAAACATTACTGTCTGCGTAG
- a CDS encoding ATPase domain-containing protein → MEAAFTTGNRELDGLLGGIPSRYMLLVVGHPGSGKTTLASQICYANTRKGYKCLYVTFYEEKDKLYRHMNMLGIRLAEAERNGLLTYAKLPVAGTDEILNALTGLISRDSYKVVVIDSVNPVLELIERKRAQRAVLLNFFYQLTGIIDGLLVIVAEVPLGREAVDLGAVEFVADAIFYLKHRIERGLVSRVLEIRKVREARITVVELPFTIGEAKGVKVFVPPRPERPLTTLRERLKALRISEKLTGYLYRGDIVTHSSPPHIRSPLIYIPIVDIAVENDMKVLIITFRYSRDEYMDLVLGTMVNGFGLSEGVARCILENYFHVEAVNPSSYSLSQLFTYIVELIERHDPGVVVFHVLEVLWAQTRNKDEFWNVLTNLFTWLKNGGKLTVHLTTRVSPYWIRMNEVLSDVTIRFYCKPRRGGFKQVMIVWRRGKAPTRVDLDEGELVEEIKRSAPVFAEIVRGRVKACSSSA, encoded by the coding sequence ATGGAAGCTGCGTTCACAACTGGGAACAGAGAGCTTGACGGGCTACTCGGAGGAATCCCTTCACGTTACATGCTCCTCGTCGTCGGCCACCCGGGATCGGGTAAGACGACTCTTGCTTCGCAAATATGCTACGCGAACACGCGTAAGGGCTACAAGTGCCTCTACGTGACGTTCTACGAGGAGAAGGATAAGCTGTACAGGCACATGAACATGCTTGGAATAAGACTTGCCGAGGCGGAGCGTAACGGGCTACTGACATACGCTAAGTTACCTGTCGCGGGTACGGATGAGATCCTAAACGCACTTACAGGGCTTATAAGCAGGGATAGCTACAAGGTCGTGGTAATAGATTCTGTGAACCCCGTTCTCGAATTAATTGAGAGAAAGAGGGCTCAGCGGGCCGTGCTACTAAATTTCTTCTACCAGTTAACGGGAATAATTGACGGGTTGCTGGTAATCGTGGCTGAGGTACCCTTGGGTAGGGAAGCGGTTGATCTAGGCGCAGTGGAGTTCGTTGCAGACGCTATATTCTACCTCAAGCACAGAATAGAGCGAGGGTTGGTGTCGCGCGTACTTGAAATAAGAAAGGTCCGGGAAGCACGCATCACTGTTGTGGAGTTACCGTTCACTATTGGTGAGGCAAAGGGTGTAAAGGTGTTCGTACCACCGAGGCCCGAAAGGCCTCTTACGACGCTGAGGGAGAGGCTAAAAGCCCTTAGAATATCCGAGAAGTTAACCGGGTACCTGTATAGAGGTGATATAGTCACCCACAGCTCGCCACCGCACATCCGTTCACCCCTAATTTACATACCTATCGTGGACATCGCCGTGGAAAACGACATGAAGGTTCTAATAATAACTTTCAGGTATTCGCGAGACGAGTACATGGACCTAGTACTCGGTACCATGGTAAATGGCTTTGGTCTAAGCGAAGGCGTGGCAAGGTGCATCTTGGAAAACTACTTCCACGTCGAGGCAGTGAACCCTTCTAGCTACTCGCTATCACAGTTATTCACGTACATAGTAGAGCTGATCGAAAGGCACGATCCAGGCGTGGTGGTTTTTCACGTACTCGAGGTCTTGTGGGCACAGACCCGTAATAAAGACGAGTTCTGGAACGTCTTGACAAACCTATTTACATGGCTTAAGAACGGGGGGAAGCTAACAGTACATTTAACTACCCGGGTAAGCCCCTACTGGATTAGAATGAACGAGGTGCTATCAGACGTCACAATTAGGTTTTACTGCAAGCCCCGTAGAGGTGGGTTTAAACAGGTGATGATTGTTTGGCGGCGCGGAAAGGCGCCCACACGAGTTGACCTCGATGAAGGGGAGTTAGTCGAGGAGATTAAGAGGAGCGCCCCAGTTTTCGCGGAGATCGTCAGGGGTAGGGTTAAGGCTTGTTCTAGTAGTGCTTAA
- a CDS encoding phosphatase PAP2 family protein has translation MGKLDVVLAVLAALVSALTAVATLTGDVALWACLTRLGDEELYLVLVILAYYLAPSTVTGFSILIAVLLSGSLNVALKYTLNAPRPLNPLVEVEGPGFPSGHAQVSTAFWSALVLARRRRGLFVLSTAVVVAVSLSRVYLRAHYAIDVLGGVLLGLLTGISPGALLSARVRAGLALRSYVLVATALILGVYNTLYLNVEPGSACALLGLSIATLLVPSTYFYHGYPLNFASVSFARRLAGFAVSAILLAFVHYVLPGGLSALRVLGFAAGGAASFVLIPALLVKWKGG, from the coding sequence GTGGGTAAGCTCGACGTTGTACTAGCTGTGCTCGCGGCACTAGTGTCAGCCCTGACAGCTGTCGCCACACTCACCGGCGATGTGGCCCTCTGGGCTTGCTTAACCCGGCTCGGGGACGAAGAGCTCTACCTAGTCCTCGTGATACTAGCCTACTACCTGGCTCCCAGCACCGTTACGGGTTTTTCCATTCTAATTGCAGTGCTCTTATCGGGGTCGCTCAACGTAGCGTTAAAGTATACTCTCAACGCGCCCAGACCCTTAAACCCACTTGTAGAGGTCGAAGGCCCTGGTTTTCCTAGTGGGCATGCACAGGTCTCAACTGCTTTTTGGAGCGCCCTGGTCTTAGCGCGGAGGAGGCGTGGTTTGTTCGTGCTCTCCACCGCCGTGGTGGTAGCTGTTTCCCTAAGTAGGGTTTACCTAAGAGCGCACTACGCAATCGACGTCTTAGGCGGTGTGCTACTCGGCCTCCTAACCGGGATTTCACCGGGCGCTCTGCTATCTGCGCGGGTACGGGCCGGCCTCGCACTACGCAGCTACGTTCTAGTGGCTACGGCCCTGATCCTGGGGGTTTACAACACTCTCTACTTGAATGTAGAGCCGGGCTCTGCATGCGCGTTACTGGGCTTAAGCATTGCCACACTACTGGTGCCCTCTACTTACTTCTACCACGGTTACCCCTTAAACTTCGCTTCCGTTAGCTTCGCTAGAAGGCTCGCCGGCTTTGCGGTATCCGCTATTCTACTCGCTTTCGTGCACTACGTCCTCCCAGGAGGACTTTCAGCTCTCAGAGTACTCGGGTTCGCTGCAGGCGGTGCGGCATCGTTTGTGCTTATACCGGCATTGTTAGTCAAGTGGAAGGGTGGTTAA
- a CDS encoding geranylgeranylglycerol-phosphate geranylgeranyltransferase produces MTLKAYIELIRLPNAILSGIGAVFSVLVYHEYAADYSLLVAGFLTGFLLTGASMTVNDLVDLEVDRVNKPWKPLPRGDAAVGLSLVLAVLMVTVAIAVNALIGVRALVVSTAYCVVGISYSFLRRCWWSHALVALSTTGPVVYGYVVAGLPPRDLYFTVLFSTVIVLVNLGREILKAVQDVEGDLKHGYRTVATVFGIEKASRAMLITGLAGSLLGIYTVTTSTGPAYKALMALATALYAHSVVKAYRNALNKVVSEKSRKRTLVAMFIGMAAFWLSKLD; encoded by the coding sequence TTGACTCTGAAAGCCTACATCGAGCTCATTAGGCTTCCCAACGCCATTCTCAGTGGCATTGGAGCAGTATTTTCCGTGCTCGTCTACCACGAGTATGCAGCTGATTACAGCCTCCTAGTAGCCGGGTTTCTAACGGGCTTCCTCCTCACTGGGGCTTCAATGACGGTGAACGACCTCGTAGATCTCGAAGTAGACAGGGTTAACAAGCCCTGGAAACCCCTTCCACGCGGTGACGCCGCAGTTGGGTTGTCGCTGGTCCTCGCCGTACTCATGGTCACGGTGGCCATCGCCGTTAACGCTTTGATTGGCGTGCGCGCCTTAGTGGTCTCAACGGCCTACTGTGTAGTGGGGATCTCCTACAGCTTTTTGAGAAGGTGCTGGTGGAGCCACGCCCTAGTGGCGCTCTCCACGACGGGGCCCGTAGTCTACGGTTACGTGGTAGCGGGCTTACCGCCCCGAGACCTCTACTTCACGGTGCTGTTCTCCACAGTAATAGTCCTGGTGAACCTGGGAAGGGAGATCCTCAAGGCGGTACAGGACGTTGAAGGGGACTTAAAACACGGTTACAGGACAGTTGCAACGGTGTTCGGCATCGAGAAGGCCTCTAGAGCAATGCTCATAACAGGTCTGGCGGGGTCGCTGTTAGGTATTTACACGGTTACAACAAGTACTGGACCGGCCTACAAGGCCTTAATGGCGCTGGCTACAGCCCTCTACGCTCACAGCGTGGTAAAGGCCTACAGAAACGCCCTCAACAAGGTTGTGTCGGAAAAGTCAAGGAAGAGAACACTAGTAGCGATGTTCATAGGCATGGCGGCGTTCTGGCTGAGTAAACTGGATTAA